One window from the genome of Rufibacter tibetensis encodes:
- a CDS encoding fumarylacetoacetate hydrolase family protein, protein MKILAIGRNYAEHIAELKNEVPDEPVIFFKPDTAVLRNNEPFYFPDYSTDIHYEVELVLRICKEGKNIQPKFAAKYFDGIGIGIDFTARDLQTKAKTKGLPWTLAKGFNGSAPISDFLPVEEFPAFDNINFGLKLNGEVKQQGNSGMMIHDFGAILAYMSRFITLKKGDLIFTGTPAGVGPVKIGDRLEAFIEDKNLLNFEVK, encoded by the coding sequence ATGAAAATACTTGCCATAGGTCGTAACTACGCCGAACACATTGCTGAGCTGAAAAACGAGGTACCAGACGAACCCGTGATTTTTTTCAAGCCAGATACCGCCGTTCTGCGCAACAACGAACCGTTCTATTTCCCTGACTACAGCACTGATATTCACTACGAAGTAGAACTGGTGCTGCGCATTTGCAAAGAAGGCAAGAACATTCAGCCCAAGTTCGCGGCCAAGTATTTTGATGGCATTGGCATTGGCATAGATTTCACTGCCCGTGATTTACAAACCAAAGCCAAAACAAAAGGTCTGCCCTGGACCTTGGCCAAAGGCTTCAACGGCTCTGCCCCTATCTCAGACTTTTTACCTGTTGAGGAGTTCCCGGCTTTTGACAACATCAACTTCGGTTTAAAACTAAACGGGGAAGTAAAGCAGCAGGGAAATTCAGGCATGATGATTCATGACTTTGGCGCAATTCTGGCGTATATGTCCCGGTTCATCACCCTCAAGAAAGGTGACCTTATTTTCACGGGTACGCCTGCAGGTGTGGGTCCGGTTAAAATAGGAGACAGACTTGAGGCGTTCATTGAAGACAAAAACCTTTTGAATTTTGAAGTTAAATAG